In a genomic window of Mycolicibacillus parakoreensis:
- a CDS encoding error-prone DNA polymerase, whose product MGWSNGPPSWAEMERVLDGRPAPVAAAPPAAVHPPPVRTRSAVDYAELHAHSAFSFLDGASTPEELVAEAVRLDLRALALTDHNGLYGVVRFAEAAAESAAAGQEIATVFGAELSLGAVSRTAQPDPPGPHLLVLARGPEGYRRLSRQLGAAHLAGGEKGRPRFELDALTEAAGGHWQILTGCRKGHLRRALQTGGPEAAAAALADLVDRFGAERVSVELTCHGQPGDDERNAALAELAPRFGVGLVATTGAHFAGPDRSRLAMALGAIRARQSLDAAAGWAAPMGGAHLRSGEEMARLLHWCPEAVRGAADLGAQCAFSLRLIAPQLPPFAVPPGHTENSWLRELTLTGARERYGPPHSTGRAGKAYAQLERELAVIAELGFPGYFLVVHDITRFCRQHDILCQGRGSAANSAVCYALGITAVDPVVNELLFERFLSPARDGPPDIDIDIESDRREEVIQYVYDRYGRTHAAQVANVITYRGRSAVRDTARALGFSPGQQDAWSKRIGRWGGLSRDDPAVEDIPAPVIELATQIAGLPRHLGIHSGGMVICDRPIADVCPVEWARMPGRTVLQWDKDDCAAIGLVKFDLLGLGMLSALHYAKDLVAEHEGIEVDFAQIDLSEPAVYAMLARADSIGVFQVESRAQMATLPRLRPRVFYDLVVQVALIRPGPIQGGSVHPYIRRRNGIDPVTYEHPSMRPALRKTLGVPLFQEQLMQLAVDCAGFSAAEADQLRRAMGSKRSTEKMRRLRTRFYTGMRERHGITGAVAERIYEKMEAFANYGFPESHALSFASLVFYSAWFKLHHPAAFCAALLRAQPMGFYSPQSLVADARRHGVTVHRACVNTSGCHADCEDGGAAVRLGLGAIRHIGVELAERLVAERRANGPFRSLPDLTFRVQLSTAQAESLATAGALECFGIDRREALWVAGAAATQRPDRLPGVGLPTGGPALPGMSATELAAADVWATGVSPDSFPTQFLRADLDALGVVPAARLPEIADGTRVLVAGAVTHRQRPATAQGVTFVNLEDETGMVNVLCTPGVWRRHHRVAATASALLIRGKVQNASGAVTVLADKLGLIPLGVATTSRDFR is encoded by the coding sequence GTGGGCTGGAGCAATGGTCCCCCGAGCTGGGCCGAGATGGAGCGGGTGCTCGACGGCAGGCCGGCGCCGGTCGCCGCGGCCCCGCCCGCGGCGGTGCACCCCCCGCCGGTGCGCACCCGCTCGGCGGTGGACTACGCCGAACTGCATGCGCACTCGGCGTTCAGTTTCCTCGACGGGGCCAGCACCCCCGAGGAGCTGGTGGCCGAGGCGGTGCGATTGGACCTGCGTGCCCTGGCACTGACCGACCACAACGGCCTGTACGGGGTGGTGCGTTTCGCCGAGGCGGCCGCCGAGTCGGCCGCCGCCGGCCAGGAGATCGCCACCGTGTTCGGCGCCGAACTGTCGTTGGGGGCGGTGTCGCGCACCGCGCAGCCCGATCCGCCCGGCCCGCACCTTCTGGTGCTGGCCCGCGGCCCGGAGGGGTACCGGCGGCTGTCGCGACAACTGGGTGCGGCGCATTTGGCCGGTGGGGAGAAGGGCCGACCCCGGTTCGAGCTCGACGCGCTCACCGAGGCCGCCGGCGGACACTGGCAGATCCTGACCGGGTGCCGCAAGGGGCACCTGCGCCGAGCACTGCAGACCGGGGGCCCGGAGGCCGCGGCGGCGGCGCTGGCCGACCTGGTGGACCGGTTCGGCGCCGAGCGGGTCAGCGTCGAGTTGACCTGCCACGGCCAGCCGGGCGACGACGAGCGCAACGCCGCGCTGGCGGAGTTGGCGCCGCGCTTCGGGGTCGGCCTGGTGGCGACGACCGGGGCGCATTTCGCCGGGCCGGACCGGTCCCGGTTGGCCATGGCGTTGGGGGCCATCCGCGCCCGGCAGTCGCTGGATGCGGCCGCCGGGTGGGCGGCCCCGATGGGCGGGGCGCATCTGCGCTCCGGTGAGGAGATGGCCCGGCTGTTGCACTGGTGTCCCGAAGCGGTGCGCGGTGCGGCCGATCTCGGTGCGCAGTGCGCCTTCTCGCTGCGGCTCATCGCCCCGCAGCTACCGCCGTTCGCCGTCCCGCCCGGGCACACCGAGAACAGCTGGCTGCGCGAGTTGACGCTGACCGGCGCCCGGGAGCGTTACGGGCCGCCGCACTCCACCGGGCGGGCCGGCAAAGCGTATGCGCAACTGGAGCGCGAACTCGCCGTCATCGCCGAGCTGGGTTTCCCGGGGTATTTCCTGGTGGTGCACGACATCACCCGGTTCTGTCGCCAGCACGACATCCTGTGTCAGGGGCGGGGATCGGCGGCCAACTCGGCGGTCTGCTACGCGCTGGGCATCACCGCCGTCGACCCGGTCGTCAACGAGCTGCTCTTCGAACGGTTCTTGTCGCCGGCCCGTGACGGTCCCCCCGACATCGACATCGACATCGAGTCGGACCGGCGTGAGGAGGTCATCCAATACGTCTACGACCGGTACGGGCGCACCCACGCCGCCCAGGTCGCCAACGTCATCACCTACCGGGGGCGCAGCGCGGTGCGCGACACCGCCCGTGCACTGGGGTTCTCCCCGGGCCAGCAGGACGCATGGAGCAAGCGGATCGGCCGCTGGGGCGGGCTGAGCCGGGACGACCCCGCCGTCGAGGACATCCCCGCACCGGTGATCGAGTTGGCCACCCAGATCGCCGGGCTGCCCAGGCATCTGGGGATCCACTCCGGCGGCATGGTGATCTGTGATCGCCCCATCGCCGATGTGTGCCCGGTGGAGTGGGCGCGCATGCCGGGGCGCACCGTGCTGCAGTGGGACAAGGACGACTGCGCGGCGATCGGTCTGGTCAAGTTCGATCTGCTCGGCCTGGGCATGCTGTCGGCGCTGCACTACGCCAAGGACCTGGTCGCCGAACACGAGGGCATCGAGGTGGATTTCGCCCAGATCGACCTGTCCGAGCCTGCGGTGTACGCCATGCTGGCCCGCGCCGACAGTATCGGGGTGTTCCAGGTGGAGTCCCGCGCCCAGATGGCCACCCTGCCGCGGCTGCGGCCCCGGGTCTTCTACGACCTGGTGGTGCAGGTGGCGTTGATCCGCCCCGGCCCCATCCAGGGCGGCTCGGTGCACCCCTACATCCGTCGTCGCAACGGCATCGACCCGGTCACCTACGAGCATCCGTCGATGCGTCCGGCACTGCGGAAAACCCTGGGGGTGCCGCTGTTTCAGGAGCAGCTGATGCAACTGGCCGTCGACTGCGCGGGGTTTTCCGCCGCGGAGGCCGATCAGCTGCGCCGGGCGATGGGATCGAAACGCTCCACCGAGAAGATGCGCCGGTTGCGCACCCGGTTCTACACCGGGATGCGCGAGCGCCACGGCATCACCGGGGCGGTGGCCGAGCGGATCTACGAGAAGATGGAGGCCTTCGCCAACTACGGTTTCCCGGAGAGTCACGCACTGTCGTTCGCGTCGCTGGTGTTCTATTCGGCGTGGTTCAAGCTGCACCATCCGGCGGCGTTCTGTGCGGCGCTGCTGCGTGCCCAGCCGATGGGGTTCTACTCGCCGCAGTCGCTGGTGGCCGACGCGCGCCGGCACGGGGTGACGGTGCACCGGGCCTGTGTGAACACCAGCGGCTGCCACGCCGACTGCGAAGACGGCGGCGCGGCGGTGCGCCTCGGGCTGGGGGCGATCCGCCACATCGGGGTGGAGTTGGCCGAGCGGCTGGTGGCCGAACGCCGGGCCAACGGCCCGTTTCGCTCGCTGCCCGATCTAACCTTCCGGGTGCAGCTCTCCACGGCGCAGGCGGAGTCGCTGGCCACCGCGGGGGCGCTGGAGTGTTTCGGCATCGACCGTCGCGAGGCGCTGTGGGTGGCCGGAGCGGCGGCCACCCAGCGGCCGGATCGACTGCCCGGGGTGGGGCTGCCGACCGGCGGCCCGGCCCTGCCGGGCATGAGCGCCACCGAACTGGCCGCCGCCGACGTGTGGGCCACCGGGGTCTCCCCGGACAGTTTCCCGACCCAGTTTCTGCGTGCCGACCTCGATGCGCTCGGCGTGGTGCCCGCCGCGCGCCTACCGGAGATCGCTGACGGCACGCGGGTGTTGGTGGCCGGGGCGGTGACGCACCGGCAGCGGCCCGCCACCGCGCAGGGGGTGACGTTCGTCAACCTGGAGGACGAGACCGGGATGGTCAACGTGCTGTGCACCCCGGGGGTGTGGCGGCGCCATCACCGGGTGGCGGCCACGGCGTCGGCGTTGCTGATCCGCGGTAAGGTGCAGAACGCCAGTGGTGCGGTGACGGTGCTCGCCGACAAACTCGGCCTGATCCCGTTGGGGGTGGCCACCACCTCCCGGGATTTCCGGTGA